Proteins found in one Chaetodon auriga isolate fChaAug3 chromosome 12, fChaAug3.hap1, whole genome shotgun sequence genomic segment:
- the chd8 gene encoding chromodomain-helicase-DNA-binding protein 8 isoform X2, producing the protein MADPIMDLFEDTPLFNLDALPDDSLSQGSSDPVEEALKLALGQVDPPAEPELTVNADLNVPVAAPAIPDPAPVQALSQQPVPVLTAQTVSIAAAPTVAPASVDTVPQIQAQTTIPIVSNTSVATSSTVLLSSPLTVSSSPATTTATTQLTHITHQLTPQQLAAITQQAGGKIVILKGPQGQAQVLQTVSGATGQTSGKVIRVLSGTPLKPGMSILQGGTVLNQASPGQAQVKVGAAGVQRLLQSPNGPVKQMLLTSMPQQTQGQTVQVQIPAQAQMAQSQTQVQVQPQAAQIQVQPQGQAAQIQVQAQGQVQLQPAMQAQTQGGEAKRITLVLQQPSQAGSAAPAGQAVTAQQQVTQIQQVQTGHGGQQQQTQAPARLLLGQLPGGKLVLQGSQLAALTQARAAGQAGGQPKVLTIQLQVQQQPNQQGGVKYQLVSGAGNAGSPQVLQISQGQGGQRVAVPLKMLLQPQTSSATSAGSTVSVVKVINTSAAGPSTTTTTPSQAIRITKAPDDPASVRRMEILDKQEKANRIVAEAIARAKARGEKNLPRVLNQNELPTTQTSPETGGTLTVVSAAKKKTSGGGSKKKSPVAGGTVPKTAGGADKKSKAKTPGGTTGVAGCTVIPGAGNKSKSKTKTNTITLVGAKKRKRNVSSDHSDGELSPASPAALEDDLITRRSNRVVKRKKYTEDLDIKITDDEDEQEDVDVTTAAEALASISCGAAAQLKQEMEVDGDGHASMQFFVENPSEEDAAIVDKVLSMRLTKKEVSQGQYTNVEEFFVKYKNYSYLHCEWASLEQLEKDKRIHQKIKRFKTKHAQMRHLFQEDEEPFNPDYVEVDRILDVSHSVDKDNGEPVIYYLVKWCSLPYEDATWELKEDVDEGKVEEFSKIQNRQPRLKRTARPTASSWKKLEESREYKNGNTLREYQLEGVNWLLFNWYNRQNCILADEMGLGKTIQSITLLSEIYAAGIQGPFLVIAPLSTITNWEREFSTWTNMNAIVYHGSLASRQMIQQYEMYCKDDKEHLIPGAYKFDALITTFEMVLSDCPELREISWRCVIIDEAHRLKNRNCKLLDSLKMLDLEHKVLLTGTPLQNTVEELFSLLHFLEPAQFPSETEFLRDFGDLKTEEQVQKLQAILKPMMLRRLKEDVEKNLAPKQETIIEVELTDVQKKYYRAILERNFSFLSLGANSNSNVPNLLNTMMELRKCCNHPYLINGAEEKIVAELREVYDPLAPDFHLQALIRSAGKLVLLDKLLPRLKAGGHKVLIFSQMVRCLDILEDYLINKRYLYERIDGRVRGNLRQAAIDRFSKPDSDRFVFLLCTRAGGLGINLTAADTCVIFDSDWNPQNDLQAQARCHRIGQSKAVKVYRLITRNSYEREMLDKASLKLGLDRAVLQSMSGNKDSNVNGIQQFSKKEIEDLLRKGAYAAIMDENDEGSRFCEEDIDQILQRRATTITIESEGKGSTFSKASFVASENRNDIALDDPEFWQKWAKKADIDMDSINRKNTLVIDTPRVRKQTRQYSSLRGEGGDLSDLDSDDEYPPANSRQSRASRRSDRHSGGGYGRTDCFRVEKHLLVYGWGRWRDILSHARCKRRLSERDVETICRVILVFCLLHYRGDENIKSFIWELITPPENGREPQTLLNHSGLSIPVPRGRKGKRVKAQSTFDVQKVEWIHKYNPDTLLLDDSYRKHLKHQCNKVLLRVRMLYYLKQEVIGEHADSVLKGADIRDVDIWMPEMEQQEVPAGWWDAEADRSLLAGVFKHGYEMYTTMRADPCLCFLERAGRPDDKAIDAEQHTGDTELGDDADYDKYSEDPEFKPASRHAKDLFEEPDSMNVDDEISVEDKAGPPITENVSSQSGACDWPSSSSLTARLRRLITAYQRSYRQEQLKIEAEAKGDRRRRRCEQASKLKEIARQERQQRWTRREECDFYRVVSTFGVEKIKKEPGLPEGGDPDFDWNRFRTFARLDKKTDESLSRYFRSFVAMCRRVCHLRPGRGEDPSELSQAVAPITEERASRTLYRISLLRRLRERVLPHPSLEERLPLAPLSSELPNWWNIPDHDRQLMLGAALHGVSRTELSIFSDPQFTFSQAREEFIQNQQAPPPPPPAPPIVPLSHPKTEQDVPGVKEEGAEEDARLLGGQISADLQSTPLSHHDGKAGGQGWSLKKSRAKVGKTEGGRKGEGGSDSDSDSDSGSSSSERSGSSDDSGESEEEAEGTGMKLCDVDEDNSLLSMTPSQDGIPPPDPLRVDWPKDRVLINRLDSLCTLVLTGQWPSGRRYVSEAQLNPSSELVGDEMAYTRVIRKPSGTPVGPGADGDDGEFTVKLLKEEGLKLTFSKQALMPNGSAGESSGRKRRKDQESSDPDGLHDPLELTPRRRDPPTWLKENPDYEVEGDMLELLVNRSKRKRRRRADKALTGSEKVKVINMRTGKKVGAAFCPMLQDLRGYLEENPDNAVAPDWSETVRSSGFLPETFFHRLLSEHSEIPKKSRRRHHHHHHHHHHTPDPTPEDPNLDGVEEETLVSDGAYMMDEEDLETSHHFITSPDFDVKMEGGDSLSQGDYDSSDQEALLDDVIIEQKDSDSSSSSED; encoded by the exons ATGGCAGACCCCATCATGGACCTCTTTGAGGACACACCCCTGTTTAACCTGGATGCCCTACCGGATGATTCCTTGTCTCAGGGATCTTCAGACCCAGTGGAGGAGGCCCTTAAGCTGGCACTGGGCCAAGTTGACCCGCCAGCTGAGCCGGAGCTCACGGTCAACGCAGACCTTAATGTTCCTGTAGCAGCTCCCGCCATCCCAGACCCTGCCCCCGTTCAAGCCCTCTCACAGCAGCCAGTGCCAGTGCTGACTGCTCAGACTGTTTCCATAGCTGCAGCTCCCACTGTAGCCCCGGCCTCTGTTGATACTGTACCTCAGATCCAGGCCCAGACCACCATACCTATTGTCAGCAACACCAGCGTGGCCACCAGTAGCACTGTCCTGCTGAGCTCACCTCTGACTGTTTCCAGCTCTCCGGCCACCACCACTGCCACCACGCAGCTTACACACATAACTCACCAGCTCACCCCACAGCAATTAGCTGCCATCACACAGCAGGCTGGTGGCAAAATTGTCATTCTTAAAGGTCCCCAGGGTCAAGCCCAGGTGCTGCAGACTGTATCAGGAGCCACAGGCCAGACCAGTGGAAAAGTCATCCGTGTGTTGTCTGGTACTCCTCTTAAACCTGGTATGTCCATACTGCAGGGGGGAACAGTTTTGAATCAGGCGAGCCCAGGACAAGCTCAAGTCAAGGTGGGTGCTGCAGGGgttcagaggctgctgcagtcTCCCAACGGGCCAGTGAAACAGATGCTACTGACTTCCATGCCCCAGCAGACGCAAGGCCAGACGGTTCAGGTGCAGATCCCAGCCCAAGCACAGATGGCTCAAAGCCAGACTCAAGTCCAAGTCCAGCCCCAGGCTGCCCAGATCCAGGTACAGCCCCAAGGCCAGGCAGCTCAGATCCAGGTTCAGGCTCAGGGCCAAGTGCAGCTCCAGCCAGCCATGCAAGCCCAAACGCAG GGTGGTGAAGCAAAGAGGATCACCCTGGTTCTTCAGCAGCCCTCCCAGGCTGGCTCTGCTGCACCAGCGGGTCAAGCTGTTACAGCCCAGCAGCAGGTCACACAAATCCAACAGGTTCAGACAGGCCATGGGGggcaacagcagcagacccAGGCTCCAGCTAGACTACTGCTGGGTCAGCTGCCAGGAGGCAAACTGGTGCTCCAGGGAAGCCAACTAGCTGCCCTGACCCAGGCTCGGGCTGCAGGACAGGCTGGAGGACAGCCGAAAGTCCTCACAATTCAACTGCAGGTGCAGCAACAGCCCAACCAACAAGGAGGCGTTAAG TACCAGTTAGTCTCAGGAGCTGGCAATGCAGGCAGCCCACAGGTGTTGCAGATCTCACAGGGCCAAGGAGGACAGAGAGTTGCAGTGCCGCTTAAAATGCTTCTCCAGCCGCAG ACAAGTTCAGCCACTTCTGCTGGCAGCACCGTGTCTGTGGTGAAGGTCATCAACACGTCAGCTGCAGGCCCCTCCACGACAACCACAACTCCGTCCCAGGCCATCCGCATCACCAAGGCCCCCGACGACCCTGCCTCTGTGCGACGAATGGAGATCCTGGACAAGCAGGAGAAAGCAAACCGTATTGTGGCTGAAGCCATAGCCCGGGCCAAAGCACGTGGTGAGAAGAACCTGCCCAGAGTCCTGAACCAGAACGAGCTTCCAACCACACAGACCTCCCCGGAAACAGGAGGCACCCTGACTGTGGTGTCTGCTGCTAAGAAAAAGACCAGCGGAGGAGGAAGCAAGAAGAAGAGTCCCGTAGCTGGGGGAACAGTGCCCAAAACCGCAGGGGGGGCCGACAAAAAGAGCAAAGCGAAGACACCAGGAGGAACAACTGGGGTGGCTGGATGCACAGTAATACCTGGGGCTGGaaacaagagcaaaagcaaGACCAAGACAAA caCCATTACTCTGGTgggagcaaagaaaagaaagagaaatgtgtcCTCAGACCACTCTGATGGGGAGCTGAGTCCGGCCTCACCTGCTGCACTGGAGGATGACCTGATTACg AGGCGCTCCAATCGGGTGGTGAAGAGAAAGAAGTACACAGAGGACCTGGATATCAAGATAacagatgatgaggatgagcaGGAAGATGTGGACGTTACCACAGCCGCGGAAGCTCTGGCCTCCATCAGTTGCGGGGCAGCAGCGCAGCTTAAACAGGAAATGGAGGTGGATGGTGACGGACACGCGAGCATGCAGTTCTTTGTG GAAAACCCAAGTGAAGAAGATGCTGCCATTGTAGACAAAGTTCTGTCTATGAGGTTAACCAAGAAAGAA GTGTCCCAGGGCCAGTATACCAATGTTGAGGAATTCTTTGTGAAATACAAAAACTA TTCATACTTACACTGTGAGTGGGCCAGtttggagcagctggagaaagatAAGAGGATCCATCAAAAAATCAAGAGGTTCAAGACCAAACATGCACAGATGAGGCACCTCTTCCAGGAG GATGAGGAGCCGTTTAACCCAGACTACGTAGAGGTGGACAGAATCCTGGATGTTTCCCACAGTGTGGACAAGGACAATGGCGAG CCTGTAATCTACTACTTGGTGAAGTGGTGCTCTCTGCCTTACGAAGACGCGACTTGGGAACTGAAGGAGGACGTGGACGAGGGCAAGGTTGAAGAGTTCAGCAAAATCCAAAACCGGCAACCTCGCCTGAAGAGAACG GCACGGCCGACTGCCAGTTCATGGAAGAAGTTGGAGGAGTCCAGAGAGTACAAGAATGGCAACACGCTCAGAGAGTACCAGCTGGAGGGAGTCAACTGGCTGCTCTTCAACTGGTACAACAG GCAGAACTGTATCCTGGCAGATGAGATGGGTCTGGGGAAGACCATCCAGTCAATCACGCTGCTGTCTGAGATCTACGCTGCTGGCATCCAAGGCCCCTTCCTGGTCATTGCCCCCCTCTCCACCATCACCAACTGGGAGAGGGAGTTCTCCACATGGACCAACATGAACGCCATCGTCTACCACGGCAGCCTGGCCAGCCGACAGATGATCCAGCAGTATGAGATGTACTGCAAGGATGATAAG GAGCACTTGATCCCGGGTGCGTACAAGTTTGATGCCCTCATCACAACCTTTGAGATGGTCTTATCTGACTGCCCGGAGCTGAGGGAGATCTCCTGGCGTTGTGTGATCATTGATGAGGCTCACCGCCTTAAGAATCGCAACTGCAAGCTGTTGGACAGCTTGAAGATGCTGGATCTG GAACACAAAGTGTTGTTGACCGGCACTCCTCTCCAGAACACTGTGGAGGAACTCTTCAGTCTgcttcatttcctggagcctgCTCAGTTCCCCTCTGAGACTGAATTCCTCAGAGACTTTGGAGACCTCAAAACAGAAGAACAG GTTCAGAAACTGCAGGCCATCTTGAAACCCATGATGTTAAGAAGGCTCAAAGAGGATGTTGAGAAGAACTTGGCACCCAAACAAGAGACCATCATTGAG GTTGAGTTGACGGATGTCCAGAAGAAGTACTACCGGGCCATCCTGGAGAGGAACTTCAGCTTCCTCAGTTTAGGAGCAAATAGTAACAGCAATGTCCCGAACCTGCTCAACACTATGATGGAGCTACGCAAGTGCTGCAACCACCCCTACCTCATCAATG GCGCGGAGGAGAAGATCGTAGCGGAGTTGCGGGAGGTTTATGACCCCCTGGCTCCCGACTTCCATTTGCAGGCCCTGATTCGGTCGGCCGGCAAGCTGGTGCTACTGGACAAGCTGCTGCCTCGCCTCAAGGCAGGTGGCCACAAAGTGCTCATCTTCTCCCAGATGGTGCGCTGCTTGGACATTCTGGAGGACTACCTCATTAACAAGAG atacCTTTATGAGCGAATTGATGGCAGAGTGCGTGGGAACTTACGTCAGGCTGCCATCGATCGCTTCAGCAAGCCTGACTCAGACCGCTTTGTCTTCCTGCTGTGTACCCGTGCTGGCGGCCTGGGTATTAacctcactgctgctgacaccTGTGTTATATTTGACTCTGACTGGAACCCTCAAAATGACCTGCAG GCTCAAGCACGGTGTCATCGTATTGGCCAGTCTAAGGCTGTCAAGGTCTACCGTCTGATCACTCGGAACTCCTATGAAAGGGAGATGCTGGATAAAGCAAGTTTGAAGCTTGGGCTGGATCGTGCCGTCCTGCAGAGCATGAGTGGCAACAAAGACAGCAATGTCAACGGG ATCCAGCAGTTCTCCAAGAAGGAGATTGAGGACCTGCTGAGGAAGGGAGCCTATGCTGCCATCATGGATGAGAATGATGAAGGCAGTCGTTTCTGCGAGGAGGACATCGACCAGATCCTTCAGCGAAGagccaccaccatcaccatcgaGAGCGAGGGCAAAGGCTCCACGTTCTCCAAGGCCAGCTTTGTGGCCTCTGAGAACCGCAATGACATTGCCCTTGATGACCCGGAATTCTGGCAGAAGTGGGCCAAGAAAGCTGACATAGACATGGACTCCATCAATAGAAAG AACACCCTCGTGATCGACACTCCCAGAGTCCGCAAGCAGACCCGTCAGTACTCCAGTTTACGAGGCGAAGGTGGAGACCTGTCTGATCTGGACAGCGACGACGAGTATCCGCCTGCCAATTCCAGACAGTCGCGTGCCTCCAGACGCTCTGACCGACACAGTGGCGGGGGTTATGGCCGCACTGACTGTTTCCGGGTGGAGAAACATCTGCTTGTCTATGG ttggGGTCGCTGGAGGGACATCTTGTCCCATGCCAGATGTAAGCGCCGTCTGAGTGAACGGGACGTGGAGACGATTTGCCGTGTCATCCTGGTCTTTTGTTTGCTCCATTACCGTGGAGATGAGAACATCAAGAGTTTCATCTGGGAGCTCATCACGCCGCCAGAGAACGGGCGCGAGCCTCAAACACTACTCAACCACTCTG GCCTGTCTATCCCTGTTCCAAGAGGCAGGAAGGGTAAGAGGGTAAAGGCCCAGAGCACATTTGACGTTCAGAAGGTGGAATGGATCCACAAGTACAACCCTGACACCCTGCTCCTGGACGACAGCTACCGGAAACACCTCAAGCACCAGTGCAACAA GGTGTTGCTGAGGGTGCGTATGCTCTACTACCTGAAGCAGGAGGTGATTGGCGAACATGCCGACTCTGTCCTGAAAGGGGCTGACATCAG AGATGTTGATATCTGGATGCCTGagatggagcagcaggaggtgccTGCAGGGTGGTGGGATGCTGAGGCAGACCGCTCACTGCTCGCTGGCGTATTCAAACATG GTTATGAGATGTACACCACCATGCGTGCTGACCCTTGCCTCTGCTTCCTGGAGAGAGCTGGGCGGCCTGATGACAAGGCCATTGATGCCGAGCAGCACACTGGTGACACCGAGCTGGGAGACGA TGCTGATTATGATAAGTACTCAGAGGACCCGGAGTTCAAGCCCGCATCAAGACACGCCAAAGATCTCTTCGAGGAG CCTGACTCCATGAACGTGGACGATGAGATTTCTGTGGAAGACAAGGCGGGGCCACCGATCACAGAAAACGTATCCAGCCAGAGTGGTGCGTGCGACTGGCCCTCCAGCTCGTCACTAACAGCACGGTTGCGGCGGCTGATCACAGCTTACCAACGCAGCTACAggcaggagcagctgaagatcGAAGCGGAGGCAAAGGGCGACCGTAGACGCAGGCGGTGCGAACAGGCCAGCAAGCTGAAGGAGATTGCACGGCAGGAGCGCCAGCAGAG GTGGACACGTAGGGAAGAATGCGACTTCTACCGCGTGGTGTCCACTTTTGGTGTGGAAAAGATCAAAAAGGAGCCCGGTCTTCCTGAGGGCGGAGACCCTGATTTTGACTGGAACCGCTTCCGTACCTTTGCTCGTCTGGATAAAAAAACCGATGAGAGTCTCAGTCGATACTTCCGTTCCTTCGTTGCCATGTGCCGGAGAGTTTGCCACCTGCGCCCAGGCCGTGGTGAAG ATCCATCAGAGCTTTCCCAGGCTGTGGCCCCCATCACTGAGGAACGTGCTTCCCGTACCCTTTACCGCATCAGCCTCCTACGTCGCCTCCGTGAGCGAGTCCTGCCCCATCCCTCCCTGGAGGAGCGTCTGCCGTTGGCTCCGCTCAGTTCTGAGCTGCCCAATTGGTGGAACATCCCGGACCATGACCGTCAGCTGATGCTGGGCGCCGCACTGCACGGCGTCAGCCGCACGGAGCTCTCCATCTTCTCAGACCCACAGTTCACCTTCAGTCAGGCTCGAGAAGAGTTCATCCAAAACCAACAGgccccaccccctccacctccgGCACCGCCCATTGTACCCCTCAGCCACCCAAAGACTGAGCAGGACGTGCCCGgtgtgaaggaggagggagctgaAGAGGACGCCCGGTTGCTCGGCGGTCAAATCAGTGCTGACCTGCAGAGTACGCCCTTGAGTCACCATGACGGCAAGGCGGGAGGGCAAGGCTGGAGCTTGAAGAAGAGCCGAGCGAAGGTCGGGAaaacagaaggaggaaggaaaggagagggagggtcTGATTCGGATTCAGATTCTGATTCAGGCTCATCATCGTCCGAGCGATCAGGCAGCAGTGATGACagtggagagagtgaggaagaggcaGAAGGAA cAGGAATGAAGCTGTGTGACGTGGATGAAGATAATAGCTTACTCTCAATGACTCCATCTCAGGATGGCATTCCTCCTCCTGATCCTCTCAGAGTGGACTGGCCCAAG GACCGTGTGTTGATCAACCGTCTGGACAGTCTGTGTACGCTCGTGCTGACCGGTCAGTGGCCCTCAGGGCGGCGCTACGTGTCTGAAGCTCAGCTCAACCCGAGCTCAGAGCTGGTGGGAGACGAGATGGCCTACACAAGGGTGATCCGTAAACCCAGCGGCACGCCAGTTGGCCCCGGggcagatggagatgatggagagtTCACTGTCAAGCTCCTCAAG gAGGAGGGGCTGAAGCTGACCTTCTCAAAGCAGGCTCTGATGCCCAATGGGTCTGCAGGAGAGAGCAGCGGTCGCAAGAGACGCAAGGACCAAGAG TCGTCTGACCCAGATGGACTTCACGATCCACTGGAGCTTACTCCTCGGCGGAGGGACCCTCCGACGTGGTTGAAGGAGAACCCTGATTATGAAGTGGAGGGAGACATGCTGGAG CTTCTTGTGAACAGGagtaagaggaagaggaggaggagggcagatAAAGCCCTGACAGGCAGTGAGAAGGTCAAAGTCATCAACATGAGGACAGGAAAGAAG GTTGGAGCTGCTTTCTGTCCGATGCTGCAAGACCTGAGGGGATATCTGGAGGAGAATCCTGATAATGCTGTAGCACCCGATTGGTCGGAAACTGTTCGGAGCTCT gGCTTCCTGCCTGAGACCTTCTTCCACCGACTGCTGAGCGAGCACTCAGAGATCCCCAAGAAAAGCCGCCGCcgccatcaccaccaccaccaccaccatcaccacactCCAGATCCCACCCCTGAAGACCCCAACCTGGACGGAGTTGAAGAGGAGACTCTGGTCTCAGATGGAGCCTACATGATGGATGAGGAGGACCTGGAGACGTCCCATCATTTCATCACCAGTCCGGACTTTGACGTTAAAATGGAGGGCGGCGACAGCCTTTCCCAAGGTGACTATGACAGCTCGGATCAAGAGGCGCTATTGGACGATGTCATCATAGAACAGAAGGACTCTGACTCCTCATCAAGCTCAGAGGATTGA